One region of Palaemon carinicauda isolate YSFRI2023 chromosome 40, ASM3689809v2, whole genome shotgun sequence genomic DNA includes:
- the LOC137631593 gene encoding uncharacterized protein gives MDLKIFLVATIAMCLKLPESHGRLYHTPRHHCIPPLDRQLHVPIIYSVPGAPICAIICSRKNCYFFEFSDPDVCQIYGVGLESTNVYVDTEVAAPPAGGSLKEMAKGKTAYSSGAWNAPANAVDDDLNTRFEGGGYRPWWMVDLGANYIVHFVDILPRPGGFAFRFQKVEVRAGPIVPADRDLSLWEFIGLYPGVYSGTKRVHFNSSQGVCGRFVSAQHVGELVDAFALNDVEVYVRERNP, from the exons ATGGACTTGAAGATTTTCCTTGTGGCCACTATTGCAATGTGCTTGAAGTTACCTGAAAGCCATGGACGGTTATATCATACCCCAAGACACCACTGTATTCCTCCCTTGGATCGACAGCTGCATGTGCCCATAATTTACAGCGTTCCTGGGGCCCCTATCTGTGCTATTATATGTTCTCGGAAAAACTGCTATTTCTTCGAATTCTCAG ACCCGGATGTATGTCAGATCTATGGAGTGGGATTGGAATCGACTAACGTTTATGTTGATACTGAAGTTGCAGCGCCTCCTGCAGGAGGATCTCTCAAGGAGATGGCTAAAGGAAAAACAGCTTACTCTTCTGGAGCATGGAATGCTCC TGCCAATGCAGTTGATGACGATTTGAACACTCGTTTCGAGGGCGGAGGGTATCGGCCTTGGTGGATGGTTGATCTGGGAGCTAACTACATCGTCCACTTTGTTGACATCTTGCCAAGGCCGGGAGGCTTCGCTTTCCGGTTTCAAAAAGTTGAG GTTCGTGCTGGTCCAATTGTGCCAGCGGACAGAGACCTGTCCCTGTGGGAGTTCATAGGACTGTACCCAGGTGTTTACAGTGGAACGAAACGTGTGCACTTCAACTCCAGCCAAGGCGTCTGTGGACGCTTTGTCTCTGCGCAGCACGTGGGCGAATTGGTGGATGCTTTTGCTCTGAATGATGTTGAGGTTTACGTTCGTGAACGTAATCCATAA